The Brachyspira hyodysenteriae ATCC 27164 sequence TCTAACAATAATAAAATAGGAGTAAAATATATATGACAACTTTAGAATTTATAAATATTTCTGATAGTATATATGATCTATGCACTAAATATCCAAAAATTAAAGAAGCATTATTTGATTTGGGGTTTGATAAGATAAAAAATCCAATAATGTTTAATACTGTATCAAAGATTATGACTTTGGAAAAAGCAGCAAAAATGAAAAATATTGATAATAATGAATTAAGAAAAAAATTAAATGAATATGGTTTTGAATTGAATAGTATATCTAATAAAGATGATAGAAATGATATATTGAAATCGCTTATAGTAAAACTTCATTATGGAGAGAATATAGAAAATATAAAGAGAGAGTTTGAAGATAAATTGATTAAAGTATCAGCAGAAGAAGTTCATAATGCTATGCATGAGCTTATAGATAATGGTATGAGTATAGATGAAGCTAAAAGATTTTTCTATATAAGAACGCTTGTTTTAAAAGATGCTATGGATAATAATACAGAAACTAATCATAAGGCCATAGATATTTTTAAAGAAGAAAACAGATTTATAGAAAAATTATTCAATGAAATTAAAAGTTATGATAATATTAATATATTAAAAAAGCTTTATGATAATCTTAATAGGCATTACATCAAAAAGGAAAGTTTATTTATTACAGCTTTAAAAAAATATGGCAATGATGAGCCTTCAAAGGTTATGAGCAGAGTTGATAAAGATATATTAAATGAGTTAAAAGATATTATTGATGATAGTGAAAATAATAAAATTAATTCAGAAAATATAAAGTTATTAAAAGAGCATATTTCAGATATGATATTTAAAGAAGAAAATATATTAATTCCGCTTTGTGTTTCTGTGCTTTCAAAAGAAGATTTTGATAATATAGAAATTAAATATAATTAAAA is a genomic window containing:
- a CDS encoding DUF438 domain-containing protein, which produces MTTLEFINISDSIYDLCTKYPKIKEALFDLGFDKIKNPIMFNTVSKIMTLEKAAKMKNIDNNELRKKLNEYGFELNSISNKDDRNDILKSLIVKLHYGENIENIKREFEDKLIKVSAEEVHNAMHELIDNGMSIDEAKRFFYIRTLVLKDAMDNNTETNHKAIDIFKEENRFIEKLFNEIKSYDNINILKKLYDNLNRHYIKKESLFITALKKYGNDEPSKVMSRVDKDILNELKDIIDDSENNKINSENIKLLKEHISDMIFKEENILIPLCVSVLSKEDFDNIEIKYN